One Mauremys mutica isolate MM-2020 ecotype Southern chromosome 9, ASM2049712v1, whole genome shotgun sequence DNA segment encodes these proteins:
- the LOC123376937 gene encoding neurofilament heavy polypeptide-like isoform X3, with protein MKDPQPPPEAAHAWGGPGSPARGAAHGPGSSPRRDGAGEEQEAAAGPSPAAVPAWDPEALPARARTQRYLSPVWEEEPEPAGAARGRKPEAPSPDLLQQARLRPGCGSPGTPLFRSFFAEECLAIARQLQRPGPEPAGIEAEPLPLPLESTWAEAPPRSGRPGSGPAEPGLEQPVPRQAEEGLRGWGSPGAGPGAGAADSEPGARLGLALDALNLTVELQGSGHSGASLRQTTFEVSAASQLGATVTLPAEREPLADQSQADELERSRSAYRTHELDTVSNESAVSLGSSSFATSTPLMGPAKFHFVTGSPLGDDLEQRDPNASRRSVPRELTCPSQAGSKSAAPKVAQSARPQCGNLPEGESRDKATLKPPQKSTALPVSSRSYTSTEGQAAIKSLPLAITTPRASRSLALASFESRRASRELRRAGLPPRSRGIASEGKATRLSLGNCRPSMQKAAATGKTSQGSNVEIQPAAQLPASGTVKRSATKLPCSEKCPSSLQPPIKVPGLSSSRPLLMGSGVSLGPGILCMSKGAGAPGTKLPTHPGTRLRLMKARPSSMQHINGTLQPTCTLPTGHPGARSSPQDKETETGVAKPGCNKLPVRRAATTAIPARAPLSRLRPTGRTTASPRRLPSPKRARLDTNSAAAAQALEPRGGEGDTEDKPALAVGEECTSAGGMAQPQTGGNSPAPLSFLPDSALESGGAVSSMQLPDQLLSQELQRVRSELQRVKNELAARDAQCEAYRRTISSLEAQLRAGSFPEGWCTKQDCALEGE; from the exons ATGAaggacccgcagcccccgcccgaGGCCGCGCACGCGTGGGGCGGCCCGGGGAGCCCCGCGCGTGGCGCTGCCCAcgggcccggctccagcccccggcGTGACGGCGCGGGCGAGGAgcaggaggcggcggcggggcccTCGCCGGCCGCTGTCCCCGCGTGGGACCCCGAAGCGCTGCCGGCCCGGGCCCGGACCCAGCGCTACCTGAGCCCGGTGTGGGAAGAGGAGCCGGAGCCCGCGGGAGCCGCCCGCGGGAGGAAGCCGGAGGCCCCGTCCCCCGACCTGCTGCAGCAGGCGCGGCTCCGGCCGGGCTGCGGCTCGCCCGGGACCCCGCTCTTCCGGAGCTTCTTCGCCGAGGAGTGTCTGGCCATCGCGCGGCAGCTGCAGCGGCCCGGCCCGGAGCCCGCCGGCATCGAGGcggagcccctgcccctgcccctggaaaGCACCTGGGCTGAGGCGCCGCCGCGCTCCGGCCGGCCGGGCAGCGGGCCGGCTGAGCCCGGCCTGGAGCAGCCCGTTCCCCGGCAGGCggaggaggggctgcggggctgggggagcccaggggccggGCCAGGCGCGGGCGCGGCGGACAGCGAGCCGGGGGCccggctggggctggctctggatgCTCTGAACCTCACGGTGGAGCTCCAGGGTTCTGGTCACAGCGGCGCCTCCCTCAGGCAGACCACGTTCGAGGTGTCCGCCGCTAGCCAGCTCGGGGCCACGGTGACCCTGCCTGCGGAGAGGGAGCCGCTGGCTGACCAGTCCCAGGCGGATGAGCTGGAGCGGAGCAGGTCTGCTTATAGAACCCACGAGCTGGACACCGTATCCAATGAAAGCGCCGTTTCTCTAGGCTCCAGCTCCTTTGCAACCTCCACCCCGCTGATGGGGCCAGCCAAGTTTCACTTTGTGACAGGCAGTCCCCTAGGAGATGACTTGGAACAGAGGGACCCAAACGCCTCTAGACGTTCAGTGCCAAGAGAGCTAACCTGCCCAAGTCAGGCTGGCTCCAAATCTGCGGCACCCAAGGTAGCCCAGAGCGCCAGGCCCCAGTGCGGGAACCTACCCGAAGGAGAGTCCCGTGACAAGGCCACTCTCAAACCACCTCAGAAGAGTACTGCCTTGCCTGTCTCTTCCAGAAGCTACACCAGTACTGAAGGccaagctgctatcaaatcactGCCCCTGGCCATTACCACCCCAAGAGCAAGTAGGAGTCTGGCCCTCGCTTCCTTTGAGTCTCGGAGAGCTTCTCGGGAGCTGCGGAGAGCAGGCCTGCCTCCAAGGAGCAGAGGCATCGCCTCGGAGGGGAAAGCAACAAGACTGTCTCTGGGTAACTGCCGACCCAGCATGCAGAAAGCAGCTGCCACTGGAAAAACAAGCCAGGGATCCAACGTGGAGATCCAGCCTGCTGCCCAa CTCCCTGCCAGCGGCACTGTGAAGCGGAGTGCTACAAAGCTACCTTGCAGTGAGAAGTGCCCCTCATCCCTCCAGCCTCCTATCAAAGTCCCAGGACTCAGCAGCAGCAGACCCTTGCTCATGGGATCCGGGGTTTCTCTGGGTCCAGGGATCCTCTGCATGAGCAAAGGGGCTGGAGCTCCTGGAACCAAACTCCCAACTCACCCAG GTACCAGGCTCAGACTAATGAAGGCCAGACCCAGCAGCATGCAGCACATCAATGGGACCCTGCAGCCAACATGCACTCTTCCCACTGGGCATCCAGGAGCCAGATCCAGCCCCCAGGACAAAGAGACGGAAA CAGGTGTCGCCAAACCTGGCTGCAACAAGCTGCCTGTTCGAAGGGCTGCCACCACCGCGATTCCTGCCAGGGCTCCCCTCTCCCGACTGAGACCAACAGGGAGGACAACAGCCTCCCCCAGAAGGCTCCCTTCCCCCAAGCGAGCTCGCCTAG ACActaactcagcagcagctgcacaagcCCTGGAGCCCCGTGGAGGCGAAGGAGACACTGAGGACAAAccagcgctggctgtgggggaagaGTGCACCAGTGCAG GTGGAATGGCCCAGCCTCAGACGGGTGGGAATTCCCCAGCTCCTCTCAGTTTCCTCCCTGACTCTGCCCTGGAGAGTGGAGGTGCAGTGTCCTCCATGCAG CTTCCAGATCAGCTGCtctcccaggagctgcagagagtaAGGAGTGAGCTGCAGAGAGTGAAGAATGAGCTTG CTGCAAGAGATGCCCAATGTGAAGCCTATCGAAGGACGATCTCCTCCCTGGAGGCTCAGCTGAGGGCAG GCTCCTTCCCGGAGGGctggtgcacaaaacaggactgtGCCTTGGAAGGCGAGTGA
- the LOC123376937 gene encoding uncharacterized protein LOC123376937 isoform X2 — MKDPQPPPEAAHAWGGPGSPARGAAHGPGSSPRRDGAGEEQEAAAGPSPAAVPAWDPEALPARARTQRYLSPVWEEEPEPAGAARGRKPEAPSPDLLQQARLRPGCGSPGTPLFRSFFAEECLAIARQLQRPGPEPAGIEAEPLPLPLESTWAEAPPRSGRPGSGPAEPGLEQPVPRQAEEGLRGWGSPGAGPGAGAADSEPGARLGLALDALNLTVELQGSGHSGASLRQTTFEVSAASQLGATVTLPAEREPLADQSQADELERSRSAYRTHELDTVSNESAVSLGSSSFATSTPLMGPAKFHFVTGSPLGDDLEQRDPNASRRSVPRELTCPSQAGSKSAAPKVAQSARPQCGNLPEGESRDKATLKPPQKSTALPVSSRSYTSTEGQAAIKSLPLAITTPRASRSLALASFESRRASRELRRAGLPPRSRGIASEGKATRLSLGNCRPSMQKAAATGKTSQGSNVEIQPAAQLPASGTVKRSATKLPCSEKCPSSLQPPIKVPGLSSSRPLLMGSGVSLGPGILCMSKGAGAPGTKLPTHPGTRLRLMKARPSSMQHINGTLQPTCTLPTGHPGARSSPQDKETESVAKPGCNKLPVRRAATTAIPARAPLSRLRPTGRTTASPRRLPSPKRARLGKDTNSAAAAQALEPRGGEGDTEDKPALAVGEECTSAGGMAQPQTGGNSPAPLSFLPDSALESGGAVSSMQLPDQLLSQELQRVRSELQRVKNELAARDAQCEAYRRTISSLEAQLRAGSFPEGWCTKQDCALEGE, encoded by the exons ATGAaggacccgcagcccccgcccgaGGCCGCGCACGCGTGGGGCGGCCCGGGGAGCCCCGCGCGTGGCGCTGCCCAcgggcccggctccagcccccggcGTGACGGCGCGGGCGAGGAgcaggaggcggcggcggggcccTCGCCGGCCGCTGTCCCCGCGTGGGACCCCGAAGCGCTGCCGGCCCGGGCCCGGACCCAGCGCTACCTGAGCCCGGTGTGGGAAGAGGAGCCGGAGCCCGCGGGAGCCGCCCGCGGGAGGAAGCCGGAGGCCCCGTCCCCCGACCTGCTGCAGCAGGCGCGGCTCCGGCCGGGCTGCGGCTCGCCCGGGACCCCGCTCTTCCGGAGCTTCTTCGCCGAGGAGTGTCTGGCCATCGCGCGGCAGCTGCAGCGGCCCGGCCCGGAGCCCGCCGGCATCGAGGcggagcccctgcccctgcccctggaaaGCACCTGGGCTGAGGCGCCGCCGCGCTCCGGCCGGCCGGGCAGCGGGCCGGCTGAGCCCGGCCTGGAGCAGCCCGTTCCCCGGCAGGCggaggaggggctgcggggctgggggagcccaggggccggGCCAGGCGCGGGCGCGGCGGACAGCGAGCCGGGGGCccggctggggctggctctggatgCTCTGAACCTCACGGTGGAGCTCCAGGGTTCTGGTCACAGCGGCGCCTCCCTCAGGCAGACCACGTTCGAGGTGTCCGCCGCTAGCCAGCTCGGGGCCACGGTGACCCTGCCTGCGGAGAGGGAGCCGCTGGCTGACCAGTCCCAGGCGGATGAGCTGGAGCGGAGCAGGTCTGCTTATAGAACCCACGAGCTGGACACCGTATCCAATGAAAGCGCCGTTTCTCTAGGCTCCAGCTCCTTTGCAACCTCCACCCCGCTGATGGGGCCAGCCAAGTTTCACTTTGTGACAGGCAGTCCCCTAGGAGATGACTTGGAACAGAGGGACCCAAACGCCTCTAGACGTTCAGTGCCAAGAGAGCTAACCTGCCCAAGTCAGGCTGGCTCCAAATCTGCGGCACCCAAGGTAGCCCAGAGCGCCAGGCCCCAGTGCGGGAACCTACCCGAAGGAGAGTCCCGTGACAAGGCCACTCTCAAACCACCTCAGAAGAGTACTGCCTTGCCTGTCTCTTCCAGAAGCTACACCAGTACTGAAGGccaagctgctatcaaatcactGCCCCTGGCCATTACCACCCCAAGAGCAAGTAGGAGTCTGGCCCTCGCTTCCTTTGAGTCTCGGAGAGCTTCTCGGGAGCTGCGGAGAGCAGGCCTGCCTCCAAGGAGCAGAGGCATCGCCTCGGAGGGGAAAGCAACAAGACTGTCTCTGGGTAACTGCCGACCCAGCATGCAGAAAGCAGCTGCCACTGGAAAAACAAGCCAGGGATCCAACGTGGAGATCCAGCCTGCTGCCCAa CTCCCTGCCAGCGGCACTGTGAAGCGGAGTGCTACAAAGCTACCTTGCAGTGAGAAGTGCCCCTCATCCCTCCAGCCTCCTATCAAAGTCCCAGGACTCAGCAGCAGCAGACCCTTGCTCATGGGATCCGGGGTTTCTCTGGGTCCAGGGATCCTCTGCATGAGCAAAGGGGCTGGAGCTCCTGGAACCAAACTCCCAACTCACCCAG GTACCAGGCTCAGACTAATGAAGGCCAGACCCAGCAGCATGCAGCACATCAATGGGACCCTGCAGCCAACATGCACTCTTCCCACTGGGCATCCAGGAGCCAGATCCAGCCCCCAGGACAAAGAGACGGAAA GTGTCGCCAAACCTGGCTGCAACAAGCTGCCTGTTCGAAGGGCTGCCACCACCGCGATTCCTGCCAGGGCTCCCCTCTCCCGACTGAGACCAACAGGGAGGACAACAGCCTCCCCCAGAAGGCTCCCTTCCCCCAAGCGAGCTCGCCTAGGTAAAG ACActaactcagcagcagctgcacaagcCCTGGAGCCCCGTGGAGGCGAAGGAGACACTGAGGACAAAccagcgctggctgtgggggaagaGTGCACCAGTGCAG GTGGAATGGCCCAGCCTCAGACGGGTGGGAATTCCCCAGCTCCTCTCAGTTTCCTCCCTGACTCTGCCCTGGAGAGTGGAGGTGCAGTGTCCTCCATGCAG CTTCCAGATCAGCTGCtctcccaggagctgcagagagtaAGGAGTGAGCTGCAGAGAGTGAAGAATGAGCTTG CTGCAAGAGATGCCCAATGTGAAGCCTATCGAAGGACGATCTCCTCCCTGGAGGCTCAGCTGAGGGCAG GCTCCTTCCCGGAGGGctggtgcacaaaacaggactgtGCCTTGGAAGGCGAGTGA
- the SNX12 gene encoding sorting nexin-12 — protein MADAAVADTRRLNSKPQDLTDAYGPPSNFLEIDIFNPQTVGVGRARYTSYELRMRTNLPIFKLKESCVRRRYSDFEWLKSELERDSKIVVPPLPGKALKRQLPFRGDEGIFEESFIEERRQGLEQFINKIAGHPLAQNERCLHMFLQEETIDRNYVPGKVRQ, from the exons ATGGCGGACGCGGCGGTGGCCGATACCCGGCGCCTCAACTCCAAGCCGCAGGACCTGACGGACGCGTACGGGCCGCCCAGCAACTTCCTGGAGATCGACATCTTCAACCCGCAGACCGTGGGCGTGGGCCGGGCGCGCTACACCAGCTACGAGCTCCGCATGCGG ACAAACCTCCCTATCTTCAAACTGAAAGAGTCTTGTGTGAGGAGGCGATACAGTGACTTTGAATGGCTGAAGAGTGAGCTGGAGCGAGACAGTAAG ATTGTAGTGCCACCACTGCCTGGAAAAGCCTTGAAACGACAGCTTCCATTTCGAGGAGATGAGGGGATCTTCGAGGAGTCTTTCATTGAGGAGAGGAGGCAGGGACTAGAACAATTTATTAACAA AATCGCTGGGCACCCGCTGGCACAGAACGAGCGCTGCTTACACATGTTCCTGCAAGAGGAAACTATAGATAGGAATTACGTCCCGGGGAAAGTCCGCCAGTAG
- the LOC123376937 gene encoding neurofilament heavy polypeptide-like isoform X1: MKDPQPPPEAAHAWGGPGSPARGAAHGPGSSPRRDGAGEEQEAAAGPSPAAVPAWDPEALPARARTQRYLSPVWEEEPEPAGAARGRKPEAPSPDLLQQARLRPGCGSPGTPLFRSFFAEECLAIARQLQRPGPEPAGIEAEPLPLPLESTWAEAPPRSGRPGSGPAEPGLEQPVPRQAEEGLRGWGSPGAGPGAGAADSEPGARLGLALDALNLTVELQGSGHSGASLRQTTFEVSAASQLGATVTLPAEREPLADQSQADELERSRSAYRTHELDTVSNESAVSLGSSSFATSTPLMGPAKFHFVTGSPLGDDLEQRDPNASRRSVPRELTCPSQAGSKSAAPKVAQSARPQCGNLPEGESRDKATLKPPQKSTALPVSSRSYTSTEGQAAIKSLPLAITTPRASRSLALASFESRRASRELRRAGLPPRSRGIASEGKATRLSLGNCRPSMQKAAATGKTSQGSNVEIQPAAQLPASGTVKRSATKLPCSEKCPSSLQPPIKVPGLSSSRPLLMGSGVSLGPGILCMSKGAGAPGTKLPTHPGTRLRLMKARPSSMQHINGTLQPTCTLPTGHPGARSSPQDKETETGVAKPGCNKLPVRRAATTAIPARAPLSRLRPTGRTTASPRRLPSPKRARLGKDTNSAAAAQALEPRGGEGDTEDKPALAVGEECTSAGGMAQPQTGGNSPAPLSFLPDSALESGGAVSSMQLPDQLLSQELQRVRSELQRVKNELAARDAQCEAYRRTISSLEAQLRAGSFPEGWCTKQDCALEGE; the protein is encoded by the exons ATGAaggacccgcagcccccgcccgaGGCCGCGCACGCGTGGGGCGGCCCGGGGAGCCCCGCGCGTGGCGCTGCCCAcgggcccggctccagcccccggcGTGACGGCGCGGGCGAGGAgcaggaggcggcggcggggcccTCGCCGGCCGCTGTCCCCGCGTGGGACCCCGAAGCGCTGCCGGCCCGGGCCCGGACCCAGCGCTACCTGAGCCCGGTGTGGGAAGAGGAGCCGGAGCCCGCGGGAGCCGCCCGCGGGAGGAAGCCGGAGGCCCCGTCCCCCGACCTGCTGCAGCAGGCGCGGCTCCGGCCGGGCTGCGGCTCGCCCGGGACCCCGCTCTTCCGGAGCTTCTTCGCCGAGGAGTGTCTGGCCATCGCGCGGCAGCTGCAGCGGCCCGGCCCGGAGCCCGCCGGCATCGAGGcggagcccctgcccctgcccctggaaaGCACCTGGGCTGAGGCGCCGCCGCGCTCCGGCCGGCCGGGCAGCGGGCCGGCTGAGCCCGGCCTGGAGCAGCCCGTTCCCCGGCAGGCggaggaggggctgcggggctgggggagcccaggggccggGCCAGGCGCGGGCGCGGCGGACAGCGAGCCGGGGGCccggctggggctggctctggatgCTCTGAACCTCACGGTGGAGCTCCAGGGTTCTGGTCACAGCGGCGCCTCCCTCAGGCAGACCACGTTCGAGGTGTCCGCCGCTAGCCAGCTCGGGGCCACGGTGACCCTGCCTGCGGAGAGGGAGCCGCTGGCTGACCAGTCCCAGGCGGATGAGCTGGAGCGGAGCAGGTCTGCTTATAGAACCCACGAGCTGGACACCGTATCCAATGAAAGCGCCGTTTCTCTAGGCTCCAGCTCCTTTGCAACCTCCACCCCGCTGATGGGGCCAGCCAAGTTTCACTTTGTGACAGGCAGTCCCCTAGGAGATGACTTGGAACAGAGGGACCCAAACGCCTCTAGACGTTCAGTGCCAAGAGAGCTAACCTGCCCAAGTCAGGCTGGCTCCAAATCTGCGGCACCCAAGGTAGCCCAGAGCGCCAGGCCCCAGTGCGGGAACCTACCCGAAGGAGAGTCCCGTGACAAGGCCACTCTCAAACCACCTCAGAAGAGTACTGCCTTGCCTGTCTCTTCCAGAAGCTACACCAGTACTGAAGGccaagctgctatcaaatcactGCCCCTGGCCATTACCACCCCAAGAGCAAGTAGGAGTCTGGCCCTCGCTTCCTTTGAGTCTCGGAGAGCTTCTCGGGAGCTGCGGAGAGCAGGCCTGCCTCCAAGGAGCAGAGGCATCGCCTCGGAGGGGAAAGCAACAAGACTGTCTCTGGGTAACTGCCGACCCAGCATGCAGAAAGCAGCTGCCACTGGAAAAACAAGCCAGGGATCCAACGTGGAGATCCAGCCTGCTGCCCAa CTCCCTGCCAGCGGCACTGTGAAGCGGAGTGCTACAAAGCTACCTTGCAGTGAGAAGTGCCCCTCATCCCTCCAGCCTCCTATCAAAGTCCCAGGACTCAGCAGCAGCAGACCCTTGCTCATGGGATCCGGGGTTTCTCTGGGTCCAGGGATCCTCTGCATGAGCAAAGGGGCTGGAGCTCCTGGAACCAAACTCCCAACTCACCCAG GTACCAGGCTCAGACTAATGAAGGCCAGACCCAGCAGCATGCAGCACATCAATGGGACCCTGCAGCCAACATGCACTCTTCCCACTGGGCATCCAGGAGCCAGATCCAGCCCCCAGGACAAAGAGACGGAAA CAGGTGTCGCCAAACCTGGCTGCAACAAGCTGCCTGTTCGAAGGGCTGCCACCACCGCGATTCCTGCCAGGGCTCCCCTCTCCCGACTGAGACCAACAGGGAGGACAACAGCCTCCCCCAGAAGGCTCCCTTCCCCCAAGCGAGCTCGCCTAGGTAAAG ACActaactcagcagcagctgcacaagcCCTGGAGCCCCGTGGAGGCGAAGGAGACACTGAGGACAAAccagcgctggctgtgggggaagaGTGCACCAGTGCAG GTGGAATGGCCCAGCCTCAGACGGGTGGGAATTCCCCAGCTCCTCTCAGTTTCCTCCCTGACTCTGCCCTGGAGAGTGGAGGTGCAGTGTCCTCCATGCAG CTTCCAGATCAGCTGCtctcccaggagctgcagagagtaAGGAGTGAGCTGCAGAGAGTGAAGAATGAGCTTG CTGCAAGAGATGCCCAATGTGAAGCCTATCGAAGGACGATCTCCTCCCTGGAGGCTCAGCTGAGGGCAG GCTCCTTCCCGGAGGGctggtgcacaaaacaggactgtGCCTTGGAAGGCGAGTGA